In the Gossypium arboreum isolate Shixiya-1 chromosome 10, ASM2569848v2, whole genome shotgun sequence genome, one interval contains:
- the LOC108488048 gene encoding glutamate receptor 2.7-like, translating into MQRLHTMANIDTVLIRQLVILVLILFSCINIISKGVQAKEDDHKVTNIGAVIDVTSRIGKEEITAMEIAVQSFNNKLNNHGLSLYVQSHGKDPMLAAAAAEKLIKETNVTVIIGLETWELAAPVAEIGTRARVPVLSFTAPSITLPLSALRWPFLAQMANNDSEQMTCIAAIIRSYGWKKVIAIYEDETYGGDSGKLAVLIEALQDIGSEIEHTLVLPPISSLSNTKEVMQEELMKLLSLESRVFVVLKASSVMTIHLFEEAKNMGFMGRDSAWIITDKITTYLDSFNTSIISSMAGVLGIKTYYTENSSEYESFYGQFKQVFRKKYEDEDNFEPGIYALKAYDAIQIITEAMEGMINTNISSKQLSEKILSSNFTGLSGEIQFERGMLSQNPTLRIVNVVGKKYKELDFWLPSFGFSRRLVNEETEHDGNTAQGLYGQVTWPDDLNQVRNPKGWAMPTNARPLIIGVPGRTSFEKFVKVKNESNQNEEPEGYCIDLFKMAREVLGYDLPYKFVPHFSTYDDLVRCVHNKTFDAVVGDITILANRAELVEFTQPYAESGLSMIVPAKSEESAWMFMKPFTWEMWMATAAMLIYTMFIVWFLEHRSNPEFEGTWKTQIGTAMWFTCSSLFFAHRENVQNNFTRVVVIVWLFVSLILTSSYTASLSSMLTVNKLKLNVTDIEFLKRNNLKVGCDGDSFVRNYLVDVLQFKSENIKTINSQDSYIGEFEKKHIAAAFLELPYEKVFINNYCKKFSATTPTYRFGGLGFIFHKGSPIAMDFSKAILTLSENGALKELEEKWFAPSPECSTGVTDNRTERLRLHSFWGLYIISGATSTICFFLFIIKIIKDQYRSNTSPRNNSIWSKAIRLARFIYQGQQINFAIDQTRPQLPEIIGRGSSRWKYSSPDAAENHEAASPGAADVEMLYIPGG; encoded by the exons ATGCAAAGACTTCATACAATGGCTAACATTGATACAGTTTTAATACGTCAGCTCGTCATCCTGGTACTGATCTTATTTTCATGCATCAATATCATCTCTAAAGGAGTTCAAGCTAAGGAGGATGATCATAAAGTTACAAACATTGGTGCCGTAATCGATGTTACGTCCCGTATCGGGAAGGAAGAGATAACCGCCATGGAAATCGCCGTTCAAAGCTTCAACAATAAGTTGAACAATCATGGGCTATCCCTCTATGTTCAGAGCCATGGAAAGGACCCCATGCTAGCTGCTGCTGCTG CCGAAAAGCTGATTAAAGAGACCAACGTGACTGTCATTATCGGCTTGGAAACATGGGAATTAGCGGCTCCGGTTGCTGAAATCGGTACACGAGCTCGAGTTCCAGTTCTCTCGTTTACAGCACCTTCTATAACGTTGCCATTGTCGGCTCTCCGTTGGCCTTTCTTGGCACAAATGGCTAACAATGACTCTGAACAAATGACATGCATTGCAGCTATCATTCGTTCATATGGATGGAAAAAGGTCATCGCCATTTATGAAGATGAAACATATGGTGGTGATTCTGGGAAATTAGCTGTTCTAATCGAAGCTTTACAAGATATTGGTTCCGAAATCGAACATACCTTGGTTCTTCCACCAATTTCATCTCTGTCTAATACCAAAGAAGTTATGCAGGAGGAGCTAATGAAGCTTCTTAGCCTTGAATCTCGGGTTTTTGTTGTGCTTAAAGCATCATCAGTTATGACCATTCATTTGTTTGAAGAAGCTAAGAACATGGGGTTTATGGGAAGAGATTCAGCTTGGATAATCACAGATAAAATCACAACTTACCTTGACTCTTTCAACACCTCCATAATTTCATCCATGGCAGGTGTTTTAGGAATCAAAACCTATTATACCGAGAATAGTAGCGAGTACGAAAGCTTTTATGGGCAGTTCAAGCAAGTTTTCCGAAAAAAGTATGAGGACGAAGACAACTTTGAACCCGGAATTTATGCTTTAAAAGCATACGATGCAATCCAAATCATCACCGAGGCTATGGAAGGAATGATCAACACTAATATCAGTTCAAAACAATTGTCTGAAAAAATCCTGTCAAGCAATTTCACTGGTTTAAGTGGAGAAATCCAATTTGAAAGGGGCATGTTGTCACAGAATCCTACATTGAGAATAGTAAACGTGGTTGGCAAGAAATATAAAGAACTTGACTTTTGGTTGCCAAGCTTTGGATTCTCAAGGAGGCTTGTTAATGAAGAAACTGAACATGATGGTAATACAGCTCAAGGATTGTATGGTCAAGTCACTTGGCCTGATGACTTGAACCAAGTCCGAAACCCGAAAGGATGGGCGATGCCTACGAATGCAAGGCCATTGATTATCGGAGTTCCTGGTAGAACCTCTTTTGAGAAATTTGTGAAAGTTAAAAATGAAAGTAATCAAAATGAGGAACCTGAAGGTTACTGCATTGATCTTTTCAAAATGGCACGAGAGGTTCTCGGTTATGACCTGCCTTACAAATTTGTACCGCATTTCAGCACTTACGATGATTTGGTCCGTTGCGTGCATAACAAG ACTTTCGATGCTGTTGTTGGGGATATAACGATACTAGCCAACAGAGCAGAACTTGTGGAGTTTACTCAGCCATATGCAGAATCGGGGTTGTCCATGATCGTACCAGCGAAATCCGAAGAATCAGCATGGATGTTCATGAAGCCTTTTACATGGGAGATGTGGATGGCTACTGCTGCCATGTTGATCTACACAATGTTCATAGTTTGGTTCCTGGAACATCGGTCCAATCCTGAATTTGAAGGCACATGGAAGACTCAAATCGGAACCGCGATGTGGTTCACTTGCTCTTCTCTCTTCTTCGCGCATA GGGAGAATGTACAAAACAACTTCACCAGAGTTGTGGTTATTGTTTGGCTCTTTGTTTCACTCATCCTAACCTCGAGTTACACGGCTAGTCTTTCCTCGATGTTGACGGTTAATAAACTGAAACTGAATGTGACAGACATCGAATTTCTGAAGAGGAACAACTTGAAAGTCGGTTGCGACGGAGATTCGTTCGTAAGAAACTATCTAGTCGATGTGCTTCAGTTTAAATCGGAGAACATCAAGACAATCAACAGCCAAGACAGTTATATAGGAGAATTCGAAAAGAAGCACATCGCTGCTGCATTTCTCGAACTTCCATACGAAAAGGTCTTCATCAACAATTACTGTAAGAAATTTTCAGCCACCACACCAACCTACAGATTTGGAGGATTGGGATTT ATATTCCATAAAGGCTCTCCGATCGCCATGGACTTCTCAAAAGCTATCCTAACTCTATCGGAAAACGGAGCGCTGAAAGAACTTGAAGAGAAGTGGTTTGCACCCTCACCCGAGTGTTCAACCGGTGTGACCGACAATCGAACCGAAAGACTGAGGCTTCATAGCTTCTGGGGTCTCTATATAATCTCTGGTGCAACATCTACCATTTGTTTCTTCTTATTCATCATCAAGATAATAAAAGACCAATATAGAAGCAATACTAGTCCAAGAAATAATAGTATCTGGAGTAAGGCAATTAGGCTTGCTAGATTTATCTACCAAGGACAACAAATTAATTTTGCTATAGACCAAACTCGGCCTCAACTGCCGGAAATTATCGGACGAGGATCTTCGAGATGGAAATATTCGAGTCCCGATGCAGCCGAGAATCATGAGGCCGCTTCCCCCGGAGCTGCTGATGTTGAAATGCTGTACATTCCAGGAGGTTAA
- the LOC108488049 gene encoding glutamate receptor 2.5-like isoform X3, protein MQRPCRITFVFISLFLVSSYGEKTGNKVTNYNIGAIIDVDSRIGKEEKAALEFAVQSFNNDVSNNHKLSLYIQNSRRNPLLAATAAKKLIEEQEVIAIIGLETSEEAALVADIGSRARVPVLSFAAPALITPSRWPFLFRRTFRDENPEEDNFQPSVNALRAYDSIRIIKQAMDSDENSPDLLLKNILSSNFTGLSGEIHFQQRKLSHDPILRIVNVIGKSYNELDFWLPGTGFSKNNGYVGYISADFTGTVIWPDGSKRVPKGWVMPTNKKPMIIGVPARTAFEKFVKVEDGKHPGQKNYDGFCIELFYKVVNVLEYVLIYQFDPHNGTYDELVHKVYNKTYDAAVGDITILANRTTFVEFTQPYAATGLSMIVPVKPESSAWMFLKPFTTKMWLVTGSILIYTMFIVWFLEHQSNPDFRGPWNNQIGTVFWFTFSSIFFAHREKIYSNLTKVVVVVWLFVALILTSSYTASLTSMLTVQRLEPTVTDIEWLKRSNVKIGCDGDSFVRTYLEDVLKFKSYNIENVSSEYKYEGEFKSNHIAAAFLELPYGRVFLNHYCKKFTTTAPTYTFGGLGFIFQKGSPVARDFSRAILKLSEDGTLMSLEQKWFAPSPECSANVTEESKTDSLSIHSFWGLFIISVATSTVCLLLFLAYSLKRYWNHEEENNAGILPLVDENVWNKAMRLAKYIYNGKVCVRGEVSAAPRVPDIYKWSSPTWDYDRSSSHISMENYEVKSQAESEIGIQLQAHN, encoded by the exons ATGCAACGACCTTGTCGTATCACTTTCGTGTTCATATCTCTCTTTCTCGTCTCTTCATATGGTGAAAAGACCGGTAACAAGGTGACTAATTATAACATCGGTGCCATCATAGACGTCGATTCTCGAATTGGAAAAGAAGAGAAAGCAGCTTTGGAATTTGCAGTTCAGAGTTTTAATAACGATGTTTCAAACAACCATAAGCTCTCCCTTTATATTCAGAATTCTAGAAGAAATCCCTTACTTGCAGCTACTGCTG CTAAGAAATTGATTGAAGAACAAGAAGTTATAGCAATCATTGGGTTGGAAACATCGGAAGAAGCAGCTTTGGTTGCTGATATAGGAAGCCGTGCTCGAGTTCCGGTTCTTTCATTTGCAGCACCAGCTCTAATAACACCCTCTCGTTGGCCTTTCTTG TTTCGAAGAACTTTCCGAGACGAAAACCCAGAAGAAGATAACTTTCAACCGAGCGTTAACGCCTTACGAGCATACGACAGCATCAGAATCATCAAGCAGGCCATGGACAGTGATGAAAACAGTCCAGATTTGTTGTTGAAAAACATACTTTCAAGCAATTTCACAGGTTTAAGCGGAGAAATTCACTTTCAACAACGCAAATTATCACACGATCCTATACTAAGGATTGTAAACGTGATTGGAAAAAGTTATAATGAGTTGGATTTCTGGTTACCAGGGACTGGATTCTCAAAGAACAATGGTTATGTTGGTTATATATCTGCAGATTTTACTGGTACAGTCATTTGGCCAGATGGTTCAAAGCGAGTTCCTAAAGGATGGGTAATGCCAACAAATAAGAAACCAATGATAATTGGAGTTCCAGCAAGAACGGCATTTGAGAAATTTGTAAAGGTTGAAGATGGTAAACATCCAGGCCAAAAGAACTATGATGGTTTCTGCATTGAACTTTTCTATAAAGTTGTAAATGTTCTTGAATATGttttaatttatcaatttgatcccCACAATGGCACATACGATGAACTTGTTCACAAAGTCTACAACAAG ACTTATGATGCAGCTGTAGGTGACATAACTATACTAGCTAATAGAACAACTTTTGTGGAATTTACTCAGCCATATGCAGCAACAGGGTTATCCATGATAGTTCCGGTGAAGCCGGAGAGCTCGGCATGGATGTTCCTCAAGCCTTTCACCACCAAAATGTGGTTGGTCACAGGTTCCATCTTAATCTACACAATGTTCATAGTATGGTTCTTAGAACACCAGTCCAATCCTGACTTTAGAGGTCCATGGAACAATCAGATTGGCACTGTATTTTGGTTCACTTTCTCCTCCATTTTCTTTGCTCACA GGGAGAAAATTTACAGTAACCTAACTAAAGTTGTGGTTGTAGTATGGCTATTCGTTGCGTTGATCTTAACCTCTAGTTACACTGCTAGTCTAACTTCAATGCTCACCGTGCAACGATTAGAACCGACTGTTACGGATATTGAATGGCTAAAGCGGTCCAACGTGAAAATCGGGTGTGATGGTGATTCGTTCGTAAGAACCTACTTGGAAGATGTCCTCAAGTTTAAAAGTTACAATATCGAAAACGTTAGCAGTGAATACAAATATGAAGGGGAATTCAAGAGCAACCATATAGCTGCTGCATTTCTTGAACTGCCGTATGGGAGAGTTTTCCTTAACCATTATTGCAAGAAATTTACCACTACCGCACCCACATACACATTCGGTGGATTAGGCTTT ATATTTCAGAAAGGTTCTCCAGTAGCCAGAGATTTTTCAAGAGCCATTTTAAAGTTATCTGAAGATGGGACTCTAATGTCATTGGAACAAAAATGGTTTGCTCCTTCACCGGAGTGTTCGGCCAACGTAACCGAGGAAAGTAAAACCGATAGCTTGAGCATCCATAGCTTCTGGGGTCTTTTCATTATATCCGTGGCCACATCTACTGTTTGTTTGCTGCTCTTCCTCGCTTACTCGCTAAAGCGATATTGGAACCATGAGGAGGAGAATAATGCTGGCATCTTGCCTCTAGTTGATGAGAATGTTTGGAACAAGGCAATGAGACTTGCTAAATACATTTATAACGGGAAAGTTTGTGTTCGAGGGGAAGTTTCGGCAGCACCCCGAGTACCAGATATCTATAAATGGAGCTCTCCGACATGGGATTATGATCGAAGTTCATCTCATATAAGCATGGAGAATTATGAGGTTAAATCACAAGCAGAATCTGAGATTGGAATACAGTTGCAGGCTCACAACTGA
- the LOC108488049 gene encoding glutamate receptor 2.7-like isoform X1, which yields MQRPCRITFVFISLFLVSSYGEKTGNKVTNYNIGAIIDVDSRIGKEEKAALEFAVQSFNNDVSNNHKLSLYIQNSRRNPLLAATAAKKLIEEQEVIAIIGLETSEEAALVADIGSRARVPVLSFAAPALITPSRWPFLVTMANGDSEQMKCIAATISSFNWKRVVVIYEDDAFGGDSGKLALLSEPLSDVGSEIEYRLVLPPFSSVSNPNEVVQDELIKLFNVQSRVYIVLQSSLPMTVHLFEKAKKIGLIGRDSAWITTNTISNYFDSFNSSVISSMQGILGIKTYYDEGTNLYKTFYPQFRRTFRDENPEEDNFQPSVNALRAYDSIRIIKQAMDSDENSPDLLLKNILSSNFTGLSGEIHFQQRKLSHDPILRIVNVIGKSYNELDFWLPGTGFSKNNGYVGYISADFTGTVIWPDGSKRVPKGWVMPTNKKPMIIGVPARTAFEKFVKVEDGKHPGQKNYDGFCIELFYKVVNVLEYVLIYQFDPHNGTYDELVHKVYNKTYDAAVGDITILANRTTFVEFTQPYAATGLSMIVPVKPESSAWMFLKPFTTKMWLVTGSILIYTMFIVWFLEHQSNPDFRGPWNNQIGTVFWFTFSSIFFAHREKIYSNLTKVVVVVWLFVALILTSSYTASLTSMLTVQRLEPTVTDIEWLKRSNVKIGCDGDSFVRTYLEDVLKFKSYNIENVSSEYKYEGEFKSNHIAAAFLELPYGRVFLNHYCKKFTTTAPTYTFGGLGFIFQKGSPVARDFSRAILKLSEDGTLMSLEQKWFAPSPECSANVTEESKTDSLSIHSFWGLFIISVATSTVCLLLFLAYSLKRYWNHEEENNAGILPLVDENVWNKAMRLAKYIYNGKVCVRGEVSAAPRVPDIYKWSSPTWDYDRSSSHISMENYEVKSQAESEIGIQLQAHN from the exons ATGCAACGACCTTGTCGTATCACTTTCGTGTTCATATCTCTCTTTCTCGTCTCTTCATATGGTGAAAAGACCGGTAACAAGGTGACTAATTATAACATCGGTGCCATCATAGACGTCGATTCTCGAATTGGAAAAGAAGAGAAAGCAGCTTTGGAATTTGCAGTTCAGAGTTTTAATAACGATGTTTCAAACAACCATAAGCTCTCCCTTTATATTCAGAATTCTAGAAGAAATCCCTTACTTGCAGCTACTGCTG CTAAGAAATTGATTGAAGAACAAGAAGTTATAGCAATCATTGGGTTGGAAACATCGGAAGAAGCAGCTTTGGTTGCTGATATAGGAAGCCGTGCTCGAGTTCCGGTTCTTTCATTTGCAGCACCAGCTCTAATAACACCCTCTCGTTGGCCTTTCTTGGTAACAATGGCTAATGGTGACTCCGAACAAATGAAATGCATTGCAGCTACTATTAGTTCATTTAACTGGAAAAGGGTTGTTGTAATTTATGAAGATGATGCCTTTGGTGGTGATTCTGGGAAGTTAGCTCTTTTATCGGAGCCTCTAAGCGATGTTGGTTCCGAGATTGAATATCGATTAGTTCTTCCTCCGTTTTCTTCTGTTTCTAATCCAAACGAAGTTGTGCAAGATGAGTTGATAAAATTATTTAACGTTCAATCTCGGGTTTACATTGTTCTTCAATCGTCATTACCGATGACAGTCCATTTGTTTGAAAAAGCAAAGAAGATTGGACTTATTGGAAGAGACTCAGCTTGGATCACTACGAATACCATCTCGAATTACTTCGATTCTTTTAACAGTTCGGTGATTTCTTCCATGCAAGGCATTTTAGGAATCAAGACCTACTATGACGAGGGTACTAATCTTTACAAAACGTTTTATCCCCAGTTTCGAAGAACTTTCCGAGACGAAAACCCAGAAGAAGATAACTTTCAACCGAGCGTTAACGCCTTACGAGCATACGACAGCATCAGAATCATCAAGCAGGCCATGGACAGTGATGAAAACAGTCCAGATTTGTTGTTGAAAAACATACTTTCAAGCAATTTCACAGGTTTAAGCGGAGAAATTCACTTTCAACAACGCAAATTATCACACGATCCTATACTAAGGATTGTAAACGTGATTGGAAAAAGTTATAATGAGTTGGATTTCTGGTTACCAGGGACTGGATTCTCAAAGAACAATGGTTATGTTGGTTATATATCTGCAGATTTTACTGGTACAGTCATTTGGCCAGATGGTTCAAAGCGAGTTCCTAAAGGATGGGTAATGCCAACAAATAAGAAACCAATGATAATTGGAGTTCCAGCAAGAACGGCATTTGAGAAATTTGTAAAGGTTGAAGATGGTAAACATCCAGGCCAAAAGAACTATGATGGTTTCTGCATTGAACTTTTCTATAAAGTTGTAAATGTTCTTGAATATGttttaatttatcaatttgatcccCACAATGGCACATACGATGAACTTGTTCACAAAGTCTACAACAAG ACTTATGATGCAGCTGTAGGTGACATAACTATACTAGCTAATAGAACAACTTTTGTGGAATTTACTCAGCCATATGCAGCAACAGGGTTATCCATGATAGTTCCGGTGAAGCCGGAGAGCTCGGCATGGATGTTCCTCAAGCCTTTCACCACCAAAATGTGGTTGGTCACAGGTTCCATCTTAATCTACACAATGTTCATAGTATGGTTCTTAGAACACCAGTCCAATCCTGACTTTAGAGGTCCATGGAACAATCAGATTGGCACTGTATTTTGGTTCACTTTCTCCTCCATTTTCTTTGCTCACA GGGAGAAAATTTACAGTAACCTAACTAAAGTTGTGGTTGTAGTATGGCTATTCGTTGCGTTGATCTTAACCTCTAGTTACACTGCTAGTCTAACTTCAATGCTCACCGTGCAACGATTAGAACCGACTGTTACGGATATTGAATGGCTAAAGCGGTCCAACGTGAAAATCGGGTGTGATGGTGATTCGTTCGTAAGAACCTACTTGGAAGATGTCCTCAAGTTTAAAAGTTACAATATCGAAAACGTTAGCAGTGAATACAAATATGAAGGGGAATTCAAGAGCAACCATATAGCTGCTGCATTTCTTGAACTGCCGTATGGGAGAGTTTTCCTTAACCATTATTGCAAGAAATTTACCACTACCGCACCCACATACACATTCGGTGGATTAGGCTTT ATATTTCAGAAAGGTTCTCCAGTAGCCAGAGATTTTTCAAGAGCCATTTTAAAGTTATCTGAAGATGGGACTCTAATGTCATTGGAACAAAAATGGTTTGCTCCTTCACCGGAGTGTTCGGCCAACGTAACCGAGGAAAGTAAAACCGATAGCTTGAGCATCCATAGCTTCTGGGGTCTTTTCATTATATCCGTGGCCACATCTACTGTTTGTTTGCTGCTCTTCCTCGCTTACTCGCTAAAGCGATATTGGAACCATGAGGAGGAGAATAATGCTGGCATCTTGCCTCTAGTTGATGAGAATGTTTGGAACAAGGCAATGAGACTTGCTAAATACATTTATAACGGGAAAGTTTGTGTTCGAGGGGAAGTTTCGGCAGCACCCCGAGTACCAGATATCTATAAATGGAGCTCTCCGACATGGGATTATGATCGAAGTTCATCTCATATAAGCATGGAGAATTATGAGGTTAAATCACAAGCAGAATCTGAGATTGGAATACAGTTGCAGGCTCACAACTGA
- the LOC108488917 gene encoding probable pre-mRNA-splicing factor ATP-dependent RNA helicase DEAH9 produces MAQFWKPGTEKPRLLEDEDGGVIFLSSSYSSSSSGYGYVSIEKRRQRLPVYKYRTAILYLAESYATTIVVGETGSGKTTQIPQFLKEAGWADGGRVIACTQPRRQAMQEALNSYLSASSSFSIECKCNIHI; encoded by the exons ATGGCGCAGTTCTGGAAACCGGGAACCGAGAAGCCCCGCCTCCTCGAGGACGAGGATGGCGGTGTTATTTTCTTGTCATCTTCTTACTCTTCATCTTCTTCTGG ATATGGGTACGTGAGCATTGAGAAGCGAAGACAGAGGCTTCCTGTTTATAAGTATAGAACTGCTATTCTTTATTTAGCGGAGTCTTACGCTACTACCATTGTTGTTGGTGAAACGGGTAGTGGTAAAACCACTCAAATTCCACAG TTTTTAAAAGAAGCTGGTTGGGCTGATGGTGGGCGTGTTATAGCTTGCACGCAACCAAGACGACAAGCTATGCAGGAAGCTTTGAACTCCTATTTGTCTGCATCTTCATCTTTTTCAATTGAATGTAAATGTAACATTCATATCTAA
- the LOC108488049 gene encoding glutamate receptor 2.7-like isoform X2, whose amino-acid sequence MQRPCRITFVFISLFLVSSYGEKTGNKVTNYNIGAIIDVDSRIGKEEKAALEFAVQSFNNDVSNNHKLSLYIQNSRRNPLLAATAAKKLIEEQEVIAIIGLETSEEAALVADIGSRARVPVLSFAAPALITPSRWPFLVTMANGDSEQMKCIAATISSFNWKRVVVIYEDDAFGGDSGKLALLSEPLSDVGSEIEYRLVLPPFSSVSNPNEVVQDELIKLFNVQSRVYIVLQSSLPMTVHLFEKAKKIGLIGRDSAWITTNTISNYFDSFNSSVISSMQGILGIKTYYDEGTNLYKTFYPQFRRTFRDENPEEDNFQPSVNALRAYDSIRIIKQAMDSDENSPDLLLKNILSSNFTGLSGEIHFQQRKLSHDPILRIVNVIGKSYNELDFWLPGTGFSKNNGYVGYISADFTGTVIWPDGSKRVPKGWVMPTNKKPMIIGVPARTAFEKFVKVEDGKHPGQKNYDGFCIELFYKVVNVLEYVLIYQFDPHNGTYDELVHKVYNKPYAATGLSMIVPVKPESSAWMFLKPFTTKMWLVTGSILIYTMFIVWFLEHQSNPDFRGPWNNQIGTVFWFTFSSIFFAHREKIYSNLTKVVVVVWLFVALILTSSYTASLTSMLTVQRLEPTVTDIEWLKRSNVKIGCDGDSFVRTYLEDVLKFKSYNIENVSSEYKYEGEFKSNHIAAAFLELPYGRVFLNHYCKKFTTTAPTYTFGGLGFIFQKGSPVARDFSRAILKLSEDGTLMSLEQKWFAPSPECSANVTEESKTDSLSIHSFWGLFIISVATSTVCLLLFLAYSLKRYWNHEEENNAGILPLVDENVWNKAMRLAKYIYNGKVCVRGEVSAAPRVPDIYKWSSPTWDYDRSSSHISMENYEVKSQAESEIGIQLQAHN is encoded by the exons ATGCAACGACCTTGTCGTATCACTTTCGTGTTCATATCTCTCTTTCTCGTCTCTTCATATGGTGAAAAGACCGGTAACAAGGTGACTAATTATAACATCGGTGCCATCATAGACGTCGATTCTCGAATTGGAAAAGAAGAGAAAGCAGCTTTGGAATTTGCAGTTCAGAGTTTTAATAACGATGTTTCAAACAACCATAAGCTCTCCCTTTATATTCAGAATTCTAGAAGAAATCCCTTACTTGCAGCTACTGCTG CTAAGAAATTGATTGAAGAACAAGAAGTTATAGCAATCATTGGGTTGGAAACATCGGAAGAAGCAGCTTTGGTTGCTGATATAGGAAGCCGTGCTCGAGTTCCGGTTCTTTCATTTGCAGCACCAGCTCTAATAACACCCTCTCGTTGGCCTTTCTTGGTAACAATGGCTAATGGTGACTCCGAACAAATGAAATGCATTGCAGCTACTATTAGTTCATTTAACTGGAAAAGGGTTGTTGTAATTTATGAAGATGATGCCTTTGGTGGTGATTCTGGGAAGTTAGCTCTTTTATCGGAGCCTCTAAGCGATGTTGGTTCCGAGATTGAATATCGATTAGTTCTTCCTCCGTTTTCTTCTGTTTCTAATCCAAACGAAGTTGTGCAAGATGAGTTGATAAAATTATTTAACGTTCAATCTCGGGTTTACATTGTTCTTCAATCGTCATTACCGATGACAGTCCATTTGTTTGAAAAAGCAAAGAAGATTGGACTTATTGGAAGAGACTCAGCTTGGATCACTACGAATACCATCTCGAATTACTTCGATTCTTTTAACAGTTCGGTGATTTCTTCCATGCAAGGCATTTTAGGAATCAAGACCTACTATGACGAGGGTACTAATCTTTACAAAACGTTTTATCCCCAGTTTCGAAGAACTTTCCGAGACGAAAACCCAGAAGAAGATAACTTTCAACCGAGCGTTAACGCCTTACGAGCATACGACAGCATCAGAATCATCAAGCAGGCCATGGACAGTGATGAAAACAGTCCAGATTTGTTGTTGAAAAACATACTTTCAAGCAATTTCACAGGTTTAAGCGGAGAAATTCACTTTCAACAACGCAAATTATCACACGATCCTATACTAAGGATTGTAAACGTGATTGGAAAAAGTTATAATGAGTTGGATTTCTGGTTACCAGGGACTGGATTCTCAAAGAACAATGGTTATGTTGGTTATATATCTGCAGATTTTACTGGTACAGTCATTTGGCCAGATGGTTCAAAGCGAGTTCCTAAAGGATGGGTAATGCCAACAAATAAGAAACCAATGATAATTGGAGTTCCAGCAAGAACGGCATTTGAGAAATTTGTAAAGGTTGAAGATGGTAAACATCCAGGCCAAAAGAACTATGATGGTTTCTGCATTGAACTTTTCTATAAAGTTGTAAATGTTCTTGAATATGttttaatttatcaatttgatcccCACAATGGCACATACGATGAACTTGTTCACAAAGTCTACAACAAG CCATATGCAGCAACAGGGTTATCCATGATAGTTCCGGTGAAGCCGGAGAGCTCGGCATGGATGTTCCTCAAGCCTTTCACCACCAAAATGTGGTTGGTCACAGGTTCCATCTTAATCTACACAATGTTCATAGTATGGTTCTTAGAACACCAGTCCAATCCTGACTTTAGAGGTCCATGGAACAATCAGATTGGCACTGTATTTTGGTTCACTTTCTCCTCCATTTTCTTTGCTCACA GGGAGAAAATTTACAGTAACCTAACTAAAGTTGTGGTTGTAGTATGGCTATTCGTTGCGTTGATCTTAACCTCTAGTTACACTGCTAGTCTAACTTCAATGCTCACCGTGCAACGATTAGAACCGACTGTTACGGATATTGAATGGCTAAAGCGGTCCAACGTGAAAATCGGGTGTGATGGTGATTCGTTCGTAAGAACCTACTTGGAAGATGTCCTCAAGTTTAAAAGTTACAATATCGAAAACGTTAGCAGTGAATACAAATATGAAGGGGAATTCAAGAGCAACCATATAGCTGCTGCATTTCTTGAACTGCCGTATGGGAGAGTTTTCCTTAACCATTATTGCAAGAAATTTACCACTACCGCACCCACATACACATTCGGTGGATTAGGCTTT ATATTTCAGAAAGGTTCTCCAGTAGCCAGAGATTTTTCAAGAGCCATTTTAAAGTTATCTGAAGATGGGACTCTAATGTCATTGGAACAAAAATGGTTTGCTCCTTCACCGGAGTGTTCGGCCAACGTAACCGAGGAAAGTAAAACCGATAGCTTGAGCATCCATAGCTTCTGGGGTCTTTTCATTATATCCGTGGCCACATCTACTGTTTGTTTGCTGCTCTTCCTCGCTTACTCGCTAAAGCGATATTGGAACCATGAGGAGGAGAATAATGCTGGCATCTTGCCTCTAGTTGATGAGAATGTTTGGAACAAGGCAATGAGACTTGCTAAATACATTTATAACGGGAAAGTTTGTGTTCGAGGGGAAGTTTCGGCAGCACCCCGAGTACCAGATATCTATAAATGGAGCTCTCCGACATGGGATTATGATCGAAGTTCATCTCATATAAGCATGGAGAATTATGAGGTTAAATCACAAGCAGAATCTGAGATTGGAATACAGTTGCAGGCTCACAACTGA